ggacccacatttgccttgactatttttttcctcctcacgtacctaaaaaaacttttgctatcctcctttacattattggctagtttaccctcgtacctcatcttttctccgtgtattgcctttttagttaactattgttgctctttaaaagagtcccaatcctctgtcttcccactcttctttgctatgttatacttcctctccttaatttttattagaggagatctcagtgaaacacagagtttttacagggctcagtgggctggatgcagggaggatggttcccctgtctgAGGGATTTCTAGAGAGCTGGCaccctctcagaatgtgggctacACCATgcaggacagagataaggagacgtTACTGCACTCAGAgactggggaacgaccctgcaccagTGGCTGTcgagactcagtcattcagtgctcttggaccTGAGAGCCATCGTTTTACATTAGAGTCCAGCCCTGACCATttttttcccagctacactaatctatttgcccacattacatcggcattcttctgcacctcacctacTTAAGTGCCTCAAATATAGTGATGATATCTCATTCCACCCCCTGCTCCAtaacatgttccagatatcacccgctctcagtgtaaatcttgtttgtttgttcttgaaatacagccaaagcggtacacgacagcgtgacgattttaagcccaccttactcagcgtcatccttttggtgctaatggaagaagtttcattgaaatcggtgttatatttttaaagttattcgcattttcatctttaaatctatctcctagggagggaggtgggagggagggaggaggagggaagaaaaaagtggggttgagggggatggaatggggggacggggagagggagggaggagagggtgctgtaccaatgcaggagaggtttgggcccatcgagtccacttgttccagtaaaacctaaatctcagatccACTTTCAAATTCCTTGCTCTCtatataaacctgcactctcgtgaATTGATTTCCCTGCAtccgaataaggtttagataattaccctgcatcctgctgcagactttgacaaccttccccagatccacaatttttgcttcctccccaaacttactaatcacacctcccacattcacatccaaaccatgatcatataacataaacagcaaaggttgcagcgccgatctctgctacacaccaccagccacagacctccaagcagaaaaatcatccttctcccgctaccttctacctccaaccaccaagccaattgtggatccatttcaccagctcgccttggatcccacctgccttcgctttctggaccagcccttacacgcggaacattgtcaagtccctcagtgaagttcatatattggtttacaatgagatcagtgagttagttgtacacacccatcaaatccacccgtgatTCCGCTCTCTTTCatcgaccccacaaccacaagtctccacccattctgtccaacacccgatcattcaacctctgcttccttccttggtccaagccacccctccctctctctctccctccacttatagaaacaggggcaggtcatctggcccctcgtgtctgctccctttcactgtgatcatgacgaccccaccacccacctctacctcctctataAACTCCTCAAATTactgctaacctcaatatcctcttgctccgatctgTGTCCAtatgtgtgtaccccccccccctcccttcgtttctccttcaccaccgcaatctcgcaatcctcctcactctccgcacccgtccaccctcccccacctcacgaaattcacctctccatccccggataaaaactccgggggagatgtctgttgtccccccgatgtggttgtgggtgaagccgcgggcagggtttcagttgtccgcccgcctgtgcctgaggccgagcggcctctccccccggtcccggggccgcgctgcccgagtctccccccgacccgccccccccccggggactctctgattctctgcttctccccccagtctccgtcaccctggatgtggaaacagcgcatgcgctgctcgaggtgtctgaggatcggaagagggtgagactgaccgggaccgagaggagtctccctgacaccgggaagaggtttacattctggccgtgtgtgctgggatcggaggggttcacatcggggagacattactgggaggtggaggtggcggggagtcggcgctggagtctgggagtcgccgcagagtctgtggagaggaagggaggggtcgcactgaccccggagactggagtctggagcatcgggcGGGTGGGTGACAggtttgatgcattcacctcccctccatcccctctccccgcccgacccatccccgggagggtgggagtttatctcagttacgagtccgggacagtttcattttatgacgcggccaccaagtcccatctccacaccttcactgggaataaattcacggagaaactttatcctttcttctggacttGGGATGTaggccagtggctgagaatctgctccggttccgctccgggtgtgtaaaagggtcgggtcccgggaccgtcgtcaggagcggggctcaggggctgtggggcagaaacccggtggacaacaggtcggcgctgaacggctcccatttaatccccaaattgcaacacgacctcccaacttccatcctcaatactctgactgacgaaggccaatgtgccaaaagcctttttgaccgccttatccacctgcgactcgaccttcaaggaaccatgcccctgaactcctagatccctctgctctacaacactccccagaggactaccgttcaccgtgtgggtcctgcccttgttccacgtcacaaaatgcaacacctcattacaacatcgggggctccagtctgcgacccgccggcgcgcacatcacccgctgtggctccgctcacgtttgtaactcttcacctttaacttgacgtttaataaagtctttaacAAAATAACCCGcgtttgagttctctccgcgtctccgcgtcacggtacagagatctcttcaaacagcagacgcgaggatccgtggatactgggtttacaaaaggaaaaagacacacagagtgctggagtaactcagcgggtcaggcagcatctgtggagaacatggataggtaacgtttcacataGTGgtcgagtaaatcagcgggtcgggcagcatctgtggagaacacggataggtgacgtttcacagagtgctggagtaactcagcgggtcgggcagcgtctgtggagaacgtggataggtgacgtttcacagagtgctggagtaactcagcgggtcaggcagcatctgtggggaacatggataggtgacgtttcacagagtgctggagtaactcagtgggtcaggcagcatctgtggggaacatggataggtgacgtttcacagagtgttggagtaactcagcgggtcaggcagcatctgtggagaacatagatgggtgacatttcacagagtgctggagtaactcagcgggtcaggcagcatctgtggatggaaatggacagatcacgcttcagggtcgggacccttgtttggtctgaaggaggatttccaagagctacagtctgttatatcagagtgaatgaATTGGTGTTGATGTCCTTCGGAAGAGGGCGGTAAAGGTCTGACTCTGGAGGTGTAAATAGGAGGGAGGAATTAAATCGGAAATTACttgaaggcagaagaataaagatgaatgttgggagtggatgatacaatgggtctctcggtgttgatggccatgtagaactagaacagtctcttcggcccaaatagaacgtggaacagtacaatgccaagctaatctctgtttcatctagttgctccggttttctcccacatcccaaagacgtgcgggtttgtaggttagttggcccctgtgaagtagcccctgatgtatagagagtggatgagaaagtgggataacatagaactggtgtgaacgggtgatcgatggtggtcgtggattcagtccctcccccaccctggtcgttgtactagtttcactgtcgtcctggtgagtttcattgcctgtaactcgttttcaccgagctcacagccaacaatggcctccttcttttatcatcattatttgttcacgtatctttctttcatttgttgacaatctttgtaccactgtcgatatatctcgtttcactttcccaatcagaagaagggtctcgacccgaaacgtctcctaatcctgttcaccagagatgctgcctgacccgctgacctacttcagctttttgtgtctatcttcggggggccgaaaggcctgtttccgtgctgtatctctgcaccaaaccgtgttctgttaatcgggaacaggactgtttgcacatcttggttctgccactagatggcagcaacgccacgcggtgcgaccacagaccagctgtaactttgagaattcactttgacaattgcagaaacagcgggaatctggtttaataagtgacttttgtcacctgttaccacacccgaagcccaaaccaaatgcatggcttaaaacgttgaggctttaaaatgtgcaatagaagcaaaaattggcccaaatactcagcaggtcaggcagcaacagcaaggtgaaacagaccttacattccaaatcaaatactgatgacgaatggtgttcaacctgagtcattaattccgtttctttctctacaaacgctaaccaaccttctgagtatttcttgcatgttactgtacgtcttcattttggattttcagcatctgtgtttttattttagtttttccagttcaatgggcgattggaatgtgaatctgcccataaactggcaagagaaaaaacagaaagccttggcggcagtatggggtgtttggaaagagaaggcttaatatttctgaggtattgtggagcagcgggaagagccgctgcctcaaggccagggacccgggttcgatcctgacctcagctgctgactgttctaagtttgcacgttctccttgtggcctcgtggatttcctccgggtgttctggtttccttccacaatcaaaggacatgccggtt
The window above is part of the Rhinoraja longicauda isolate Sanriku21f chromosome 43, sRhiLon1.1, whole genome shotgun sequence genome. Proteins encoded here:
- the LOC144612229 gene encoding E3 ubiquitin-protein ligase TRIM39-like, which translates into the protein MEKKLEEIEENLNSIEEDLLKLQQQMDQKDSVVFLKDEAGRKRRVSDEDKALTVTDVALPIEKFDHHFLMNTLWRETSVIKRVSVTLDVETAHALLEVSEDRKRVRLTGTERSLPDTGKRFTFWPCVLGSEGFTSGRHYWEVEVAGSRRWSLGVAAESVERKGGVALTPETGVWSIGRCGWPAIDR